A DNA window from Robbsia sp. KACC 23696 contains the following coding sequences:
- a CDS encoding DNA repair exonuclease, which yields MPKSDTSDPTATPDLFDTAVQHDADMSLPPAATDAMRVSAASPAASVEVRADVGRGLRLLHTADWQIGKPYNSFPAEDAVMLAEARFQVVERIAQQAQAARVDAVLVAGDVFDAQGLSDRTIHRLFHSLAAFTGPWFLLPGNHDAALTESIWSRAQRLGCVPDNVHLCLAPRVHRVDALRLAILPAPLTQRHTHHDLTEWFAQADTPSGWWRIGLAHGSVQGILADDIDSSNPIAPNRADQADLDYLALGDWHGTRRIDARTWYSGTPETDRFRANESGQVLLLTWPASTSTIDGAAQNPDGTDRTDRTERRPPPTVEVLSTTHYRWRTVAATLHVDSDLEKLQEDIATLQTQDVVQYKVEGVADLAGQRRLQQALDRAQGRARSVSADMRGLRLQPTPDDIAALRADGYLGEVIATLQDAQQDSDPQQAECAHDALILLAALLQPDPSAESGTDTRTGATGKAQ from the coding sequence ATGCCGAAGTCTGATACGTCCGATCCCACCGCGACGCCCGATCTTTTCGATACCGCTGTTCAGCACGACGCGGACATGTCCCTGCCGCCCGCCGCGACTGATGCGATGCGCGTCTCGGCCGCTTCCCCTGCGGCGTCGGTAGAGGTTCGGGCCGACGTCGGGCGCGGCTTACGGCTGCTGCACACGGCGGACTGGCAGATCGGCAAGCCGTACAACAGCTTTCCGGCCGAAGACGCGGTCATGCTGGCGGAAGCGCGTTTCCAAGTGGTCGAACGCATCGCGCAGCAGGCACAGGCAGCGCGCGTCGACGCGGTGCTGGTAGCAGGGGATGTGTTCGACGCGCAAGGGTTGAGCGATCGCACGATCCATCGTCTGTTTCATAGCCTGGCCGCCTTCACCGGGCCTTGGTTTCTATTGCCGGGCAATCACGATGCCGCATTGACGGAGTCGATCTGGTCGCGCGCGCAACGGCTGGGCTGCGTGCCGGATAACGTCCATCTCTGTCTGGCGCCGCGTGTCCATCGGGTCGACGCGCTGCGTCTGGCGATCCTGCCGGCGCCATTGACGCAACGGCACACCCATCACGATTTGACCGAATGGTTCGCGCAAGCCGATACGCCATCCGGATGGTGGCGCATCGGCCTCGCGCACGGGAGTGTCCAGGGCATCCTGGCCGACGATATCGATTCGAGCAATCCGATCGCGCCGAACCGCGCCGATCAGGCGGATCTGGATTATCTGGCTTTGGGTGACTGGCACGGTACGCGCCGCATCGATGCGCGGACCTGGTACAGCGGGACACCGGAGACCGACCGGTTCCGTGCCAACGAGTCCGGCCAGGTGCTATTGCTGACCTGGCCAGCATCGACATCGACGATCGACGGTGCCGCGCAGAACCCCGACGGCACCGACCGCACCGACCGCACCGAGCGACGCCCGCCGCCGACGGTCGAAGTGTTGAGCACCACCCACTATCGCTGGCGAACCGTTGCAGCGACGCTTCACGTCGATAGCGACCTGGAAAAGCTGCAAGAGGACATCGCCACACTGCAGACGCAGGATGTCGTGCAATACAAGGTGGAGGGCGTGGCCGATCTCGCCGGACAACGGCGTCTGCAACAGGCGCTCGATCGGGCGCAAGGGCGAGCGCGGAGTGTCAGCGCGGACATGCGCGGGCTGCGCCTGCAACCGACCCCCGACGATATCGCTGCCCTGCGTGCCGACGGTTATCTCGGCGAGGTGATCGCCACGCTGCAGGACGCGCAGCAGGATAGCGACCCGCAACAGGCCGAATGCGCGCACGATGCCTTGATCCTGCTCGCAGCCCTGCTGCAGCCCGACCCGAGCGCCGAAAGCGGCACCGATACACGCACCGGCGCAACCGGGAAAGCACAGTGA
- a CDS encoding diguanylate cyclase: MPVSAYATRAPALPDDEARVALLQRLNLLDTPPEETFDRVTRLASIIAGVPIALVSLVDHDRQWFKSRVGLEAQQTPRDIAFCPHAMLGTDLFIVTDAENDPRFRNNPLVTENPHIRFYAGMPLRSSQGHALGTLCVIDTQVRQLTPAQEDALRDLAAIVRRELLQREAAAMSQRMHRDDRRALEESIAALEATFEQAAVGMVVMGMDGRLQRSNQRFATMLGYTAAELKGWHYSRIIDPSERARTERDIVRIGSGEFSSYTRERRYRRRDGDYLWVNVTVALARTPDRQPLHYIAVIEDISERKRSDEALADLRADLEARVVRRTAELQAVNTDLAQVVEERDRTIAARRRIEEALRSSRETLQTITDNLPVLIGDIDRDLRYRFTNATYGDVFHCDAADLHGRRVADVVGPERMARLAPLFERALAGERVVNDNVVYDDASGRIWSATYIPHRQNGEVNGFYVVSYDVTERKRLESSLTEQAFQDPLTLLPNRRSLMAHLSEAMADNAPMAVLFLDLDGFKRINDLYGHESGDVLLKRVADRLKASVRTTDIVARLAGDEFVLVLHGVLGEHSLSAADAQHVAASVIVALNRPFDIGIQQVGVGASIGISYYPGRPSRPVSAKGVLSCADLAMYEAKAAGKNAYRLANDDCVLAHAPRKQNDGVLVIPASEA; this comes from the coding sequence ATGCCCGTTTCCGCCTACGCCACGCGTGCGCCGGCCTTGCCTGACGACGAGGCCCGCGTCGCGCTGCTACAACGCCTGAATCTGCTGGACACGCCCCCCGAGGAAACCTTCGATCGTGTGACGCGTCTGGCGTCGATCATCGCGGGCGTACCCATTGCGCTGGTGTCGTTAGTCGACCACGACCGGCAGTGGTTCAAATCGCGCGTCGGTCTAGAGGCACAGCAGACGCCGCGCGACATCGCATTCTGTCCGCACGCGATGCTCGGCACCGACCTCTTCATCGTCACCGATGCGGAAAACGACCCGCGCTTCCGCAATAATCCGCTCGTCACCGAGAATCCGCACATCCGCTTCTACGCGGGCATGCCGCTACGCTCGTCGCAGGGCCATGCCTTGGGCACGCTTTGTGTCATCGATACCCAAGTCCGTCAGTTGACGCCAGCGCAGGAAGACGCGCTACGCGATCTCGCCGCCATCGTCCGACGGGAACTGCTGCAACGGGAAGCCGCCGCGATGTCGCAGCGCATGCACCGTGACGATCGCCGGGCACTGGAGGAATCGATCGCCGCGCTGGAAGCCACTTTCGAACAGGCGGCCGTGGGGATGGTCGTCATGGGCATGGACGGCCGATTGCAGCGCTCGAATCAGCGCTTCGCCACGATGCTGGGCTATACGGCGGCGGAGTTGAAAGGCTGGCACTACAGCCGCATCATCGACCCCAGTGAAAGGGCGCGGACCGAGCGGGACATCGTCAGGATAGGCAGCGGCGAATTTTCGTCCTACACGCGGGAGCGCCGCTATCGTCGGCGCGACGGCGATTATCTCTGGGTCAATGTGACGGTGGCGCTGGCGCGGACTCCCGACCGGCAGCCCTTGCACTATATCGCCGTCATCGAGGACATCTCGGAACGCAAGCGCAGCGACGAGGCGTTGGCGGATTTACGCGCGGATCTGGAGGCGCGCGTGGTACGGCGCACGGCGGAACTGCAGGCCGTCAATACGGATCTCGCGCAGGTCGTGGAAGAACGGGACCGCACCATCGCGGCGCGGCGGCGCATCGAGGAAGCATTGCGATCCAGCCGGGAAACACTGCAAACGATCACCGACAACCTGCCGGTTCTGATCGGCGATATCGATCGGGATCTGCGCTACCGTTTCACCAACGCGACGTATGGCGACGTCTTCCACTGCGATGCCGCGGACTTGCACGGACGCCGCGTCGCCGACGTCGTCGGACCGGAGCGCATGGCGCGACTCGCGCCCTTGTTCGAGCGCGCCTTGGCCGGCGAGCGCGTGGTCAACGACAATGTCGTCTATGACGATGCGTCGGGCCGCATCTGGAGCGCGACCTATATTCCGCATCGGCAAAACGGGGAGGTCAACGGTTTCTACGTGGTCAGCTACGACGTCACCGAGCGCAAGCGCCTGGAATCGTCGCTGACCGAACAGGCCTTTCAGGATCCGCTGACCTTGCTGCCGAATCGCCGGTCACTGATGGCACACCTGAGCGAGGCAATGGCCGACAATGCGCCGATGGCGGTGCTCTTCCTCGACCTCGACGGCTTCAAACGCATCAACGATCTCTACGGCCATGAGAGCGGCGACGTCTTGCTGAAGCGCGTCGCCGACCGTCTGAAAGCCTCGGTGCGAACAACGGACATCGTGGCGCGGCTGGCCGGCGACGAATTCGTTCTCGTGCTGCACGGTGTGCTCGGCGAGCACTCGCTGTCGGCCGCCGATGCGCAACACGTGGCCGCGAGCGTGATCGTCGCCTTGAACCGCCCTTTCGATATCGGTATCCAGCAAGTCGGCGTCGGCGCCAGCATCGGCATCAGCTACTATCCAGGGCGGCCTTCCCGCCCCGTCTCGGCCAAAGGCGTGCTCAGTTGCGCGGATCTGGCGATGTACGAGGCGAAGGCCGCTGGCAAGAATGCCTATCGGCTCGCGAATGACGACTGCGTACTGGCGCATGCGCCGCGCAAGCAAAACGACGGCGTGCTGGTTATCCCAGCGTCCGAGGCGTAA
- a CDS encoding catalase, with the protein MNASPALRRFVAAAISISLIGAAQADSLPRSASAPARLTRDNGAPVGENRHSQTAGPDGPVLLQDANLIQKLQRFDRERIPERVVHARGTGAHGVFVATRDISALTRASVFTPGRETPVFVRFSAVIHSKDSPEYLRDPRGFATKFYTREGNWDLVGNNLPIFFIRDAMQFPDMVHSLKPAPDTNVQDPNRYFDFFARHPESTHMLTQLYSDAGTPASYGAMDGDSVHAYKFVNAAGETRYVKFHWKSMQRASPLSASAARAKDFNYLTLDLLANIDARRFPQWQLQIQTLQSADFAALDFDPLDATKIWPARIAPYLTVGVMTLNRNPDNVFNETEQAAFAPSNLVPGIEPSEDRLLQGRLFSYADTQLHRVGTNALQLPINRPVAPVADYNIDGAMNSGGNSGAGGTALSAARPESMAPMPSHRVNYEGAAAPVTRADTQYRLHPSPLRGTSQQVGIEKTADFQQAGDFYRALSRAEKTALIDNLIGDLGQVRSMKTKQTMVAYFTQADAAFGARLSKRLGLTQARFDETPTRAR; encoded by the coding sequence GCTTATCGGCGCGGCTCAGGCCGACTCCCTGCCGAGATCGGCATCCGCGCCGGCCCGCCTTACCCGCGACAACGGGGCGCCGGTAGGAGAGAACCGCCATTCCCAGACGGCCGGTCCCGATGGCCCCGTTTTATTGCAGGATGCGAACCTGATTCAAAAGCTGCAACGCTTCGACCGGGAGCGCATTCCAGAACGCGTGGTGCATGCGCGTGGTACCGGTGCGCATGGAGTGTTCGTGGCCACGCGCGATATCTCGGCGCTTACCCGCGCGTCGGTGTTCACGCCGGGGCGGGAAACACCGGTGTTCGTGCGCTTCTCGGCGGTGATTCATAGCAAGGACTCGCCTGAATATCTTCGCGATCCGCGCGGTTTCGCGACGAAGTTCTACACCCGCGAGGGCAATTGGGATCTGGTCGGCAATAATCTGCCGATCTTCTTTATCCGCGATGCGATGCAGTTTCCCGACATGGTGCATTCCTTGAAGCCGGCACCCGATACAAATGTGCAGGATCCGAACCGGTATTTCGATTTCTTTGCGCGGCATCCTGAGTCGACGCATATGCTGACGCAGCTATATAGCGATGCCGGGACGCCCGCATCGTACGGCGCGATGGACGGTGACAGCGTCCATGCCTATAAATTCGTGAACGCAGCGGGTGAAACGCGGTACGTGAAATTCCACTGGAAGAGCATGCAGCGCGCGTCTCCGTTGTCCGCGTCTGCGGCGCGCGCGAAGGATTTCAATTACCTCACGCTCGATCTGCTGGCGAATATCGACGCGCGTCGCTTCCCGCAGTGGCAGCTGCAGATTCAGACGCTGCAGTCGGCGGACTTTGCCGCGCTCGACTTCGACCCCCTCGATGCGACGAAAATCTGGCCCGCCCGCATTGCGCCGTATCTAACGGTGGGCGTCATGACGCTGAACCGAAATCCGGACAATGTCTTCAACGAAACCGAGCAGGCCGCGTTTGCACCGTCCAATCTGGTGCCAGGAATTGAACCGTCCGAGGATCGCCTGTTGCAGGGCCGGCTGTTTTCTTATGCCGATACGCAGTTGCATCGGGTAGGCACGAATGCCTTGCAATTGCCGATCAATCGGCCCGTCGCGCCGGTGGCAGATTACAATATCGATGGTGCGATGAACAGCGGCGGAAACAGCGGTGCAGGCGGTACGGCCCTGTCGGCCGCGCGTCCTGAGTCGATGGCGCCGATGCCATCGCATCGCGTCAATTACGAAGGCGCCGCGGCGCCGGTGACGCGCGCCGATACGCAATATCGTTTGCATCCGTCGCCGCTGCGCGGCACCAGCCAACAAGTGGGAATCGAGAAAACCGCTGACTTTCAGCAAGCAGGCGACTTCTATCGTGCGCTGAGTCGCGCCGAAAAAACCGCGCTCATCGATAATTTAATCGGCGATCTCGGGCAAGTGCGCAGTATGAAGACCAAACAGACCATGGTCGCGTACTTCACTCAAGCCGACGCGGCATTCGGCGCGAGGCTGTCGAAGCGGCTCGGCTTGACCCAAGCGCGTTTCGACGAGACGCCAACGCGCGCCCGCTAG
- a CDS encoding AAA family ATPase, producing the protein MKLQRIRIEQVRQFRRALELRDLDSGINLFSGPNEAGKSTVVAAIRAAFLERHRSNGVEDLRPWGDSAAAPEIDIDFTLDGRRYALSKRFLQRKRCTLSIGAADDVPGGGRTASIETLDGAAAEDRLAELLGFHYASRGASDAPQWGVPGLLWIQQGSGQVFRDAITYATDHLRGVLHDSLDALSSTGADAITAQVEAARNALLTPATGAPRGAFAEANAQYQTRAEQRDVLSRQILQYRQQVDELSALRRAHAEDSAVQPWRALRTQQRDAERALAEIDALTQTLQDAQRQWRQCDAQIALLRGQREAFDAQQTAFEARRVAEAAATQKRADADAALAQSAARREQAEAAMEQASRDGVLLQHRVRRAQWRRQLNDALALAEKASRQLADAEAAQARVRDRQAALAALTLDDKVLAALEKQHDALRDLRVRREVAATRVRFALHPGASLQLGDTTLQGDGERLLLEQMTIDIPTVGRLDIVPGGTDLAALGRDEAALRAEHDALLATHDLADLDAARQRRDAARIAQADLQAATASLDALAPKGVEALRDTYQTARDLAARLQTPPAGTTGSPDTDAPVEAAVDDAELERAAAAQGQARQQLDRATQQWHDARLQAAQAHAALDTAQRERERAQVALDAPDREARVAAIARQLTDTLAQAQTLQDSIARQEQAIAQARPDILRQDIARFARSAEQHEQQHDARGKALLKLEVSLEAAGAQGLDEQAADVARAFGEAARRRDDLQRRAAALDYLLTLLRDKQKALTQRLQAPLQRHLQHYLSLLFPGAALTLDAKMQPMTLVRERYDGTGPSRSDGDGDVGGGGRVERDERADVDALSFGAREQLGILTRLAYADLLREAGRPTLLMLDDALVHSDEARLAQMKRALFDAGTRHQILLFTCHPERWRDLGVTPRTLG; encoded by the coding sequence ATGAAACTGCAACGCATCCGTATCGAGCAGGTCCGACAGTTCCGGCGCGCGCTGGAGTTGCGCGACCTGGACAGTGGCATCAATCTGTTCAGCGGCCCGAACGAGGCGGGTAAGAGCACCGTCGTGGCCGCCATCCGTGCTGCTTTTCTAGAGCGTCATCGATCGAACGGCGTCGAGGATCTGCGGCCGTGGGGCGATAGCGCGGCCGCGCCGGAGATCGATATCGATTTCACGTTGGATGGGCGCCGCTATGCGCTCTCCAAGCGCTTCCTGCAACGGAAGCGCTGCACGCTGAGCATCGGTGCCGCCGACGACGTCCCGGGCGGCGGCCGCACGGCGTCGATCGAAACGTTGGATGGCGCGGCGGCGGAGGACCGGCTTGCCGAGCTGCTCGGCTTCCATTACGCATCGCGTGGCGCGAGTGACGCGCCGCAATGGGGCGTTCCCGGCCTGCTGTGGATACAGCAAGGCAGCGGGCAGGTCTTCCGCGATGCCATCACGTACGCGACCGATCATCTTCGAGGCGTGTTGCACGACAGTCTGGACGCGCTGTCGAGCACGGGCGCCGATGCGATAACCGCACAGGTCGAGGCCGCGCGCAATGCGCTGCTCACGCCTGCGACCGGTGCGCCGCGCGGCGCCTTTGCGGAGGCGAATGCGCAGTATCAGACGCGGGCGGAGCAACGCGACGTACTGTCGCGGCAGATCCTGCAGTATCGGCAGCAAGTGGACGAATTAAGTGCCTTGCGGCGTGCCCATGCGGAAGACAGCGCCGTGCAGCCGTGGCGCGCCTTGCGAACGCAGCAGCGCGACGCCGAGCGGGCATTGGCCGAGATCGATGCGCTGACACAGACGTTGCAGGACGCACAGCGGCAGTGGCGACAATGCGATGCGCAGATTGCGCTATTGCGAGGTCAGCGCGAGGCGTTCGATGCGCAGCAGACAGCGTTCGAGGCACGGCGTGTGGCGGAAGCCGCGGCGACGCAAAAGCGCGCTGACGCCGATGCCGCGTTGGCACAAAGCGCGGCGCGTCGCGAGCAGGCCGAGGCCGCGATGGAGCAGGCGAGTCGCGATGGCGTCTTGCTGCAACACCGCGTGCGGCGGGCGCAATGGCGTCGGCAATTGAACGATGCGCTCGCACTGGCGGAGAAAGCGTCGCGTCAGTTGGCCGATGCCGAGGCAGCGCAGGCGCGCGTGCGCGATCGACAGGCGGCGTTGGCGGCACTGACGCTCGATGACAAGGTGTTGGCAGCGTTGGAGAAACAGCACGATGCGTTGCGAGACCTCCGCGTCAGGCGCGAGGTGGCTGCCACGCGGGTGCGTTTTGCCTTGCATCCGGGCGCGTCGCTGCAACTGGGCGATACGACGCTCCAGGGCGACGGCGAGCGCCTTTTGCTCGAACAGATGACGATCGATATCCCCACGGTCGGGCGTCTCGACATCGTGCCGGGTGGCACCGATCTGGCGGCCTTGGGCCGTGACGAGGCCGCTTTGCGCGCCGAGCACGACGCGCTGCTGGCAACCCATGATCTGGCCGATCTGGACGCCGCACGGCAACGCCGCGACGCGGCGCGCATCGCGCAGGCGGACCTCCAGGCCGCAACGGCGTCGCTTGATGCGCTGGCGCCGAAAGGCGTGGAGGCCCTGCGTGACACGTATCAGACCGCACGCGATCTGGCTGCACGCCTTCAGACGCCGCCCGCCGGGACGACAGGCAGCCCGGATACCGACGCGCCTGTCGAGGCGGCGGTGGACGATGCGGAACTGGAACGCGCCGCCGCCGCGCAGGGACAGGCGCGGCAGCAGCTGGATCGCGCGACGCAACAATGGCATGACGCGCGACTGCAGGCGGCACAGGCGCATGCCGCCTTGGACACCGCGCAGCGTGAACGGGAGCGTGCGCAGGTCGCCTTGGACGCGCCGGACCGCGAAGCTCGCGTGGCGGCGATAGCGCGACAGTTGACCGATACTTTGGCGCAAGCGCAGACCTTGCAGGACAGCATCGCACGGCAGGAGCAAGCGATTGCGCAAGCACGGCCCGATATTCTGCGGCAGGATATCGCGCGTTTTGCACGAAGCGCGGAGCAACACGAACAACAGCACGATGCGCGAGGCAAGGCGCTGTTGAAGTTGGAGGTCTCCCTGGAAGCGGCCGGCGCGCAAGGTCTCGACGAACAGGCGGCGGACGTGGCGCGCGCTTTCGGTGAGGCAGCGCGGCGGCGCGACGATCTCCAGCGTCGCGCCGCCGCGCTCGACTATCTGCTCACGCTATTGCGAGACAAGCAGAAGGCGCTGACCCAGCGCTTGCAGGCGCCATTGCAACGACACCTGCAGCACTATCTGTCCTTGCTGTTTCCCGGCGCCGCGTTGACGCTCGATGCGAAGATGCAGCCGATGACGCTGGTTCGCGAACGATACGATGGCACGGGCCCATCGCGCAGCGACGGCGATGGCGATGTCGGCGGCGGGGGCCGGGTGGAACGGGACGAGCGCGCCGATGTCGACGCGTTGAGCTTCGGCGCACGCGAGCAGCTGGGCATTCTGACGCGTCTCGCCTACGCCGACCTGTTGCGGGAGGCGGGACGTCCGACCTTGTTGATGCTCGACGATGCGCTCGTGCACAGCGACGAGGCGCGCCTCGCGCAGATGAAACGCGCGTTGTTCGATGCCGGCACACGGCATCAGATCCTGCTTTTTACCTGTCATCCGGAACGCTGGCGCGATCTCGGCGTTACGCCTCGGACGCTGGGATAA